A single window of Microplitis demolitor isolate Queensland-Clemson2020A chromosome 7, iyMicDemo2.1a, whole genome shotgun sequence DNA harbors:
- the LOC103574189 gene encoding post-GPI attachment to proteins factor 6, which produces MLFKNIIIKYELVIIYIGLFLLSCNNVTSLMPEASQEGALHAFKSYSDVATFHYTVPKEVYRATWQFAAFMDGKNCVPREVHIHLQWGSYPVITVNNASFPPNMYPARNDTIRVTAVTAYDFQTTTVVPVNSPEPGDWFVGAYMSHWDEKVQQEGIGHKCHYSIGSVAVWLQANGIQSIPIGHESTMKTSQPSTYYKIFIPSGTWTFSVKIWDCKFKIATSNKISKNCIKALALQGRTMPVFDHSSSLTMTNLSTNSTYTFTERTPHDDSYYYLLVVSDSIVEFNVKVSISECPIKITESTLMHHWVSNISINYTSHQLMINDKNFNGQDDNKDDPCPRRFQLIRVKQIQTFSGVYLFQGREWLTPWILLTDNYPVIAQFNILPLVDVGGSLDIGVHLEVDKFATQQQVIVIACVRRARVPDRYNGEIICHDNHMMMNLSSIDRRDGHLLIPYPQPDTWHVALQTRCLNNGNVVRCDVNEILVSLNIHTRQCVLSGPQSCGSHGICEEIHRGLLHYTTCSCFGGYKGWGCTDDTNVNIHSSLLLSFLMLILSNGFFLPAIYLAINRKLYTESLVYFSTMLFSSLYHACDQKFMTYCIASYEVLQYCDFFSSILAFWVTLVAIARLPLQLIPVCHMFGVFIIAFCVESNKTGLTSILVPLAIGIVIPIGSFVYNFYKLKIRKWSRNLLIKLFIGLGLASIGLVLFTTVETEANYQYTHSMWHVIIALSLIFLLPPAGGNNSKGNGAIESSSGSDSELVNLKNHSDSPVFTVTLDQESSSIANENS; this is translated from the exons atgttatttaaaaatattatcataaaatatgaattagtaattatttatattggattatttttattatcctgcaata atgtCACAAGTTTGATGCCAGAAGCAAGTCAAGAAGGTGCTTTACATGCTTTTAAAAGCTACAGTGACGTTGCAACATTTCATTACACTGTTCCTAAGGAAGTTTATCGTGCAACATGGCAATTTGCTGCTTTTATGGATGGAAAAAATTGTGTACCACGTGAAGTACACat ACATTTGCAATGGGGTAGTTATCCAGTAATAACAGTTAATAATGCATCATTCCCACCAAATATGTATCCAGCAAGAAATGACACTATTAGAGTAACCGCTGTCACTGCTTACGACTTCCAAACAACAACAGTAGTACCAGTAAATAGTCCAGAACCCGGTGATTGGTTTGTTGGTGCTTACATGAGTCATTGGGATGAAAAAGTTCAACAAGAG ggAATCGGTCATAAATGTCATTATAGTATTGGCTCAGTAGCGGTTTGGTTACAAGCTAATGGTATACAGAGTATACCAATTGGTCATGAAAGTACTATGAAAACTAGTCAACCATCAACTTATTACAa aatatttataccATCAGGAACGTGGACATTTAGCGTTAAAATATGGGattgcaaatttaaaatagcgacttcaaataaaatatcaaaaaattgtatcaAAGCTTTGGCATTACAAGGGCGCACGATGCCAGTTTTTGATCATTCTAGCAGTTTAACCATGACAAATTTATCAACTAATAgtacttatacatttactGAACGAACGCCACACGatgatagttattattatttacttgtaGTTTCTGATAGTATTGttgaatttaatgtaaaagtaTCTATTTCcg aatgtccaattaaaataacagAAAGTACATTGATGCATCACTGGGTATcaaatataagtattaattatacaagtcatcaattaatgattaatgataaaaattttaatggccAAGATGATAACAAAGATGACCCATGTCCGCGTAGATTCCAACTTATTCGCGTTAAGCAAATTCAAACATTCTCTGGAGTTTACTTATTTCAAGGACGTGAATGGCTGACTCCGTGGATATTATTGACCGACAATTATCCAGTGATTGCACAATTTAATATACTGCCGCTGGTGGATGTTGGAGGTTCGCTGGACATCGGTGTTCACTTAGAGGTAGATAAATTTGCGACTCAACAACAGGTAATTGTTATTGCTTGTGTACGTCGTGCTCGAGTACCTGATCGTTATAATGGGGAAATAATTTGCCATGACAATCATATGATGATGAATCTATCGTCTATTGATAGACGTGATGGACATTTGCTGATACCTTATCCGCAACCTGATACCTGGCACGTGGCATTGCAAACTAGATGTCTAAATAATGG AAATGTTGTCCGTTGTGACGTTAATGAGATATTGGtatcattgaatattcataCAAGACAATGTGTTTTGTCTGGACCACAGTCGTGCGGCAGTCATGGGATTTGTGAAGAAATTCACCGTGGGTTACTACATTATACAACTTGTAGTTGTTTTGGTG ggTACAAAGGATGGGGATGTACAGATGACACAAACGTAAATATACACTCATCActacttttatcatttttaatgttaatactGAGTAATGGATTCTTCTTACCAGCCATTTACTTGGCAATTAATCGTAAATTATATACCGAATCCCTGGTATATTTTTCTACAATGTTATTTTCATCGCTTTATCATGCCtgtgatcaaaaatttatgacatacTGCATTGCCAGCTACGAAGTCCTGCAAtactgtgattttttttctagcatACTAGCATTCTGGGTAACACTGGTAGCGATAGCGCGTTTGCCGTTGCAATTGATACCAGTATGTCATATGTTTGGTGTATTTATAATTGCGTTTTGCGTTGAATCCAACAAAACTGGATTGACAAGTATATTAGTGCCTTTAGCTATCGGTATAGTAATCCCTATTGGATcgtttgtttataatttttacaaattgaaAATACGTAAATGGTCACGTAATTtactgattaaattatttataggttTAGGCTTAGCGAGTATAGGGCTGGTTTTATTTACAACCGTTGAAACAGAAGCTAATTATCAGTATACACATAGTATGTGGCACGTGATAATAGCACtgtctttgatatttttgttgCCGCCTGCTGGAGGTAATAACAGCAAAGGCAATGGTGCTATCGAATCAAGCAGCGGTTCTGACAGcgaattagttaatttaaaaaatcattccgACAGTCCCGTGTTTACTGTTACGCTTGATCAAGAATCCTCATCTATTGCCAAtgaaaatagttaa
- the LOC103574135 gene encoding dual specificity protein phosphatase CDC14A isoform X1, whose product MDNSDSLLMCATELIKDRFYFVTLQADVKPKSTLDTHYFSIDDELIYENFYADFGPLNLAMLYRYCMKVEKKLKTSGFYKKKILHYTISTEPEKRVNAAFLAGSYAILYLKKTAREVYESLVNSPNSPPYIMFRDASFGAPCYQISLKDCLSAIYECHRLGFFNFDDFNVKEYEYYERVEYGDLNWIVPDKFIAFCGPHAKLNNENGYPLHAPESYFSYFRQNNVTTIVRLNKKIYDASQFINAGFDHRDLFFRDGSTPTDNIVRQFLKIAENTNGAIAVHCKAGLGRTGSLIGCYIMKHYHLTAHETIAWIRICRPGSVIGHQQQWLEEKEYSLHLLRREPLQVDSNGNPPHSRGIYSKLGCSGGGTSTFLTYATKMNPTAGTALEQHQQHDNVSGIVHRVDDIHLDDSSLLSTTSTSTTTSTPTTTSTITSAGNNTKLQQQKQQRPQRFALNIKTQGDKLNEIKIRRQTSSYGNNFSIGRKGIGQPTVMLPNLGLLLKSSTSSSSSSVTSRANQKGTSNNTIATIIGSKKDINKRLLSRSNTSGTATLAKRNTRRLSCSGNSTINRPSPCYMRSKSTTQMHNNHNKNSVLMSNCSSVIRSGCTNTKPITRSFASREPASLSSPTNIITQIRRPTLLPSTAPTTTTSVTNNNNNNNNNNNNNNQNSTQQQLSTNTGSMVLRSADRVNRYFSKKDGIKRRRRQRRSVITGETTSRRTSARQQQQQQR is encoded by the exons ATGGATAATTCAGATTCATTACTGATGTGTGCTACGGAGTTGATAAaag atcgattttattttgtgaCATTGCAAGCTGATGTCAAACCTAAAAGTACTCTAGACACCCATTACTTTAGTATCGAcgatgaattaatttatgaaaatttttacgcCGACTTTGGGCCGTTAAATTTGGCGATGCTTTACAGATATTGTATGAAAGTtgaaaagaaattgaaaacatcgggtttttataagaaaaaaatattacactaTACAATAAGTACCGAACCAGAGAAACGTGTTAATGCAGCATTTCTTGCTGGTAGCTATGCA atattatatttaaaaaaaacagctaGAGAAGTATACGAAAGCCTGGTGAATAGTCCAAATAGTCCACCCTACATAATGTTTCGCGACGCATCATTTGGTGCGCCGTGTTATCAGATCTCCTTGAAGGATTGTCTGAGTGCCATTTACGAGTGTCATAGATTGGGATTTTTCAACTTTGACGATTTCAATGTCAAAGAGTACGAGTACTACGAGCGAGTAGAATACGGTGATTTAAATTGGATTGTtcctgataaatttatagcaTTTTGTGGTCCACATGCTAAACTTAACAATGAAAATGGATATCCATTACATGCGCCTGAATCATATTTCTCTTACTTCCGTCAAAATAACGTTACGACAATTGTacggttgaataaaaaaatttatgatgcaTCACAATTTATAAATGCCGGATTTGATCAtcgtgatttattttttcgtgatGGTTCGACGCCAACGGATAATATTgtaagacaatttttaaaaattgctgaaaATACAAATGGTGCTATTGCTGTACACTGCAAAGCAGGTCTTGGTAGAACAGGTTCATTAATTGGTTGTTATATAATGAAACATTATCATTTAACAGCACATGAAACAATAGCTTGGATTAGAATATGTAGACCTGGTTCTGTTATTGGTCATCAGCAACAATGGCTTGAAGA GAAAGAATATTCTCTTCATTTATTGAGAAGGGAACCATTACAAGTAGACAGCAATGGAAATCCGCCTCATTCACGTGGAATATATTCAAAGTTAGGATGCAGTGGTGGTGGAACATCAACTTTCTTAACATATGCAACTAAAATGAATCCGACTGCTGGTACAGCATTGGAGCAGCATCAACAGCACGATAATGTATCCGGAATAGTACATCGTGTAGATGATATTCATCTAGACGACTCATCGTTACTATCAACAACATCTACGTCGACtacgacatcaacaccaacaACGACATCGACAATCACAAGTGCTGGTAATAATACTAAATTGCAGCAACAAAAGCAGCAACGCCCACAACGATTTGCCTTAAACATAAAAACTCAAGGAGACaaattgaatgaaattaaaatacgtAGACAGACGTCGtcttatggtaataattttagtattgGTAGAAAAGGTATCGGACAGCCTACTGTTATGCT TCCTAATTTGGGGCTGCTGTTGAAGTCATCAACGTCTTCGTCATCCTCCTCAGTTACATCGAGAGCTAATCAGAAAGGAACGAGCAATAATACGATAGCTACCATTATTGGATCTAAAAAAGATATCAATAAACGTTTACTTTCACGTTCAAATACTTCGGGAACAGCCACACTTGCTAAaag aaatacTCGGAGATTGAGCTGCAGTGGTAACAGTACCATTAACAGACCATCTCCATGCTACATGAGGTCTAAATCAACAACGCAGATgcataataatcataataaaaatagtgttctgatgTCTAACTGCAGCAGCGTAATAAGATCCGGTTGTACGAATACTAAACCAATAACACGATCGTTTGCTTCACGTGAACCAGCCTCGCTGTCATCACCTACAAATATTATCACACAAATCCGCCGCCCGACTTTATTACCTTCAACTGCTCCTACAACAACCACTTCagttactaataataataataataacaataacaataataataataataaccaaaATTCAACTCAGCAACAATTGTCAACAAATACAGGCAGCATGGTACTAAGATCTGCTGATCGTGTAAATCGTTACTTCTCTAAAAAaga TGGTATCAAGCGGCGTAGACGCCAGCGGCGGAGTGTCATCACTGGGGAAACGACGAGCCGCAGGACTTCAGCGaggcagcagcaacagcaacaacgaTGA
- the LOC103574188 gene encoding protein-serine O-palmitoleoyltransferase porcupine, with product MFYKDNYDNDMSYYDDDENDCFECNNYNLNYKNSPPNLDVYDDYDYLEINNSETFLEILNNCVFTSINATSNFSTLFVANILLRILMQFMPSKIYHIISVIIGIFIINYYAHESLLLMFIYTLLSYLCLRVPKKYQRGIEMFIISLLTILYCEYSMDPVSWHRIRGILMIAAMKTVSISLDSNKNKNLSFNIWEYTGYIFSPITCIFGPWISFNNYKAITTGVIEQQLTIRQISSLWLLDLGNALKNFAIALIFLSISNCFAQWLIPNYISDGKWFTAYGDALSFRSSHYFICYVASTVLSLGGVTSLIHHENTTPMESISPATITRPIDIELPRSLVQVVISWNIPMHTWLKSYIFRPSVKHVGKFNAVILTYLTSSLLHGLNFQIAAVLLSLGLYTYIEFKLRNHLANTFNICIGSRQCNSSSSLSSIIYFCGGTKCQYQLNSKNSIKVLLINFGFSLLAVFHLAYLGLMFDTSELQETGYNYSHTIDKWSQLGFASHLIALSTYITYYLII from the exons atgttttacaaaGATAATTATGACAATGATATGTCATATTACGATGACGATGAGAATGATTGTTTTGAGTGCAACAATTATAAcctaaattacaaaaatagtCCACCGAATCTTGATGTTTATGATGATTACgattatttagaaataaataacagcgaaacatttttagaaattttaaataattgcgtCTTTACCAGTATTAATGCGACAAGTAATTTCTCAACGTTATTTGTTGCAAATATTTTGCTACGAATTTTAATGCAATTTA tgccatctaaaatatatcatattatatcagtaataattgggatttttatcatcaattacTATGCACACGAatcattgttattaatgtttatatacacactattatcatatttatgtttacgtgtgccaaaaaaatatcaaagaggaattgaaatgtttataatttCTCTACTAACAATTTTGTACtg TGAATATTCAATGGATCCAGTATCATGGCATAGAATCCGTGGTATCTTAATGATTGCCGCAATGAAAACTGTCAGTATATCTCTGGacagcaataaaaataaaaatttatcattcaatATTTGGGAGTACACTGGATATATATTTAGTCCCATAACATGTATATTTGGTCCATggatttcttttaataattataaagcgATTACCACTGGAGTTATTGAACAACAATTAACTATTCGG CAAATCAGTAGCCTGTGGCTCCTTGACTTGGGTAATGCGCTAAAAAATTTCGCAATCGCGTTAATATTTCTGAGTATCTCCAATTGTTTTGCTCAGTGGCTTATACCCAATTATATCAGTGATGGAaa atggtTTACAGCTTATGGAGACGCTCTATCATTTAGATCATcccattattttatatgttacGTTGCATCAACAGTATTATCACTTGGTGGAGTTACATCATTAATTCATCATGAAAATACCACTCCCATGGAATCAATATCACCAGCAACAATAACAAGACCAATTGATATTGAATTACCGCGTTCATTAGTTCAAGTTGTCATTTCATGGAATATACCGATGCATACATGGTTAAAATCat ATATTTTTCGTCCTTCAGTAAAACACGTCGGTAAATTTAATGCCGTAATACTGACATACTTAACAAGTTCACTACTTCAcggattaaattttcaaatagctGCAGTATTATTAAGCTTAGGTTTATATACTTACATCGAGTTTAAGTTACGTAATCATCTAGCCAATACATTCAATATTTGCATTGGATCACGGCAATGTAACTCATCTTCATCGTTATcatcgattatttatttttgcggTGGTACCAAATGTCAGTACcagttaaattcaaaaaacagtattaaagttttattaattaattttggattCTCGTTACTCGCAGTATTTCATTTAGCTTATTTAGGTTTAATGTTTGATACCTCTGAGTTACAAGAAACTGGTTACAATTACTCACATACTATTGATAAATGGTCACAACTTGGATTTGCCAGTCATTTGATTGCACTTTCTACTTACATTACATActatctaattatttaa
- the LOC103574190 gene encoding uncharacterized protein LOC103574190: MRNKEELMLFKLLIDEIKIIVTTGVSKNTWTSESIDKFYDECFNNIYQLRRVIGDYKLSFKKIYCCLKNISETLFVEGTINSIYTLEEFESHLKNIRNKSLENINEECKQIYKLISLIKYDIRRDDKTPNYWTTFVEKIIENLKESLLINIRMSLLSARRFFEGDGLTNPEPLLIIEAHYLNDQIILQPDVEEIRRVIELITALSDELYSIENCNKIFELIDLRLEDGINLIEVDEEIIGLKNHIKKETEIVIEALDKFIQSINITKQLLDIETKLSEMKQDARKYDINILEEEIQRCKELYKVIPLIADNINIYFVLLKTVNMKSGISEKCDYLKDILFVELSRSTC, encoded by the exons atgag GAATAAAGAAGAAttgatgttatttaaattgttaattgatgaaattaaaataattgtaacaaCTGGAGTTTCTAAAAATACATGGACGAGTGaatctattgataaattttacgaCGAAtgtttcaataatatttatcaa CTGAGAAGAGTTATAGGAGATTAtaaattgtcatttaaaaaaatatactgctgtttaaaaaatatatccgaGACATTATTTGTTGAAGGAACaattaattctatttataCTTTAGAAGAGTTTGAGAGccacttgaaaaatattag aaataaaagtcTTGAAAACATCAATGAAGAGtgcaaacaaatttataagttGATTTCATTGATTAAATATGACATAAGACGCGACGATAAG aCTCCAAACTATTGGACGACGTTtgtagagaaaataatagaaaatttgaagGAGAGCTTGCTTATAAATATTCGTATGTCTTTATTATCAGCTCGTAGGTTTTTTGAAGGCGATGGTTTGACGAATCCCGAGCCATTATTGATAATTGAAgctcattatttaaatgatcaa attattttgcAACCGGATGTGGAAGAAATTAGGAGagttattgaattaataacgGCATTAAGTGATGAActttattcaattgaaaactgcaataaaatatttgaattgatTGACTTACGTCTGGAAgatggaataaatttaattgaagttGATGAAGAAATAATAGGATTGAAGAATCATATCAAAAAAG AAACGGAAATTGTTATCGAAGctctagataaatttatccaaTCTATTAATATTACGAAACAACTATTGGAtattgaaacaaaattaaGTGAAATGAAACAAGACGCTCGGAAGTatgacataaatattttagaggAAGAAATTCAAAG atgcaaagaactttataaagttatacCTTTGATAGcagataatataaatatatattttgtattattaaagACAGTTAACATGAAATCGGGAATTTCAGAGAAATGcgattatttaaaagacaTTCTATTTGTTGAACTAAGCAGATCCacttgttaa
- the LOC103574135 gene encoding dual specificity protein phosphatase CDC14A isoform X2 — MDNSDSLLMCATELIKDRFYFVTLQADVKPKSTLDTHYFSIDDELIYENFYADFGPLNLAMLYRYCMKVEKKLKTSGFYKKKILHYTISTEPEKRVNAAFLAGSYAILYLKKTAREVYESLVNSPNSPPYIMFRDASFGAPCYQISLKDCLSAIYECHRLGFFNFDDFNVKEYEYYERVEYGDLNWIVPDKFIAFCGPHAKLNNENGYPLHAPESYFSYFRQNNVTTIVRLNKKIYDASQFINAGFDHRDLFFRDGSTPTDNIVRQFLKIAENTNGAIAVHCKAGLGRTGSLIGCYIMKHYHLTAHETIAWIRICRPGSVIGHQQQWLEEKEYSLHLLRREPLQVDSNGNPPHSRGIYSKLGCSGGGTSTFLTYATKMNPTAGTALEQHQQHDNVSGIVHRVDDIHLDDSSLLSTTSTSTTTSTPTTTSTITSAGNNTKLQQQKQQRPQRFALNIKTQGDKLNEIKIRRQTSSYGNNFSIGRKGIGQPTVMLPNLGLLLKSSTSSSSSSVTSRANQKGTSNNTIATIIGSKKDINKRLLSRSNTSGTATLAKRNTRRLSCSGNSTINRPSPCYMRSKSTTQMHNNHNKNSVLMSNCSSVIRSGCTNTKPITRSFASREPASLSSPTNIITQIRRPTLLPSTAPTTTTSVTNNNNNNNNNNNNNNQNSTQQQLSTNTGSMVLRSADRVNRYFSKKDARTAITSKTAFIR; from the exons ATGGATAATTCAGATTCATTACTGATGTGTGCTACGGAGTTGATAAaag atcgattttattttgtgaCATTGCAAGCTGATGTCAAACCTAAAAGTACTCTAGACACCCATTACTTTAGTATCGAcgatgaattaatttatgaaaatttttacgcCGACTTTGGGCCGTTAAATTTGGCGATGCTTTACAGATATTGTATGAAAGTtgaaaagaaattgaaaacatcgggtttttataagaaaaaaatattacactaTACAATAAGTACCGAACCAGAGAAACGTGTTAATGCAGCATTTCTTGCTGGTAGCTATGCA atattatatttaaaaaaaacagctaGAGAAGTATACGAAAGCCTGGTGAATAGTCCAAATAGTCCACCCTACATAATGTTTCGCGACGCATCATTTGGTGCGCCGTGTTATCAGATCTCCTTGAAGGATTGTCTGAGTGCCATTTACGAGTGTCATAGATTGGGATTTTTCAACTTTGACGATTTCAATGTCAAAGAGTACGAGTACTACGAGCGAGTAGAATACGGTGATTTAAATTGGATTGTtcctgataaatttatagcaTTTTGTGGTCCACATGCTAAACTTAACAATGAAAATGGATATCCATTACATGCGCCTGAATCATATTTCTCTTACTTCCGTCAAAATAACGTTACGACAATTGTacggttgaataaaaaaatttatgatgcaTCACAATTTATAAATGCCGGATTTGATCAtcgtgatttattttttcgtgatGGTTCGACGCCAACGGATAATATTgtaagacaatttttaaaaattgctgaaaATACAAATGGTGCTATTGCTGTACACTGCAAAGCAGGTCTTGGTAGAACAGGTTCATTAATTGGTTGTTATATAATGAAACATTATCATTTAACAGCACATGAAACAATAGCTTGGATTAGAATATGTAGACCTGGTTCTGTTATTGGTCATCAGCAACAATGGCTTGAAGA GAAAGAATATTCTCTTCATTTATTGAGAAGGGAACCATTACAAGTAGACAGCAATGGAAATCCGCCTCATTCACGTGGAATATATTCAAAGTTAGGATGCAGTGGTGGTGGAACATCAACTTTCTTAACATATGCAACTAAAATGAATCCGACTGCTGGTACAGCATTGGAGCAGCATCAACAGCACGATAATGTATCCGGAATAGTACATCGTGTAGATGATATTCATCTAGACGACTCATCGTTACTATCAACAACATCTACGTCGACtacgacatcaacaccaacaACGACATCGACAATCACAAGTGCTGGTAATAATACTAAATTGCAGCAACAAAAGCAGCAACGCCCACAACGATTTGCCTTAAACATAAAAACTCAAGGAGACaaattgaatgaaattaaaatacgtAGACAGACGTCGtcttatggtaataattttagtattgGTAGAAAAGGTATCGGACAGCCTACTGTTATGCT TCCTAATTTGGGGCTGCTGTTGAAGTCATCAACGTCTTCGTCATCCTCCTCAGTTACATCGAGAGCTAATCAGAAAGGAACGAGCAATAATACGATAGCTACCATTATTGGATCTAAAAAAGATATCAATAAACGTTTACTTTCACGTTCAAATACTTCGGGAACAGCCACACTTGCTAAaag aaatacTCGGAGATTGAGCTGCAGTGGTAACAGTACCATTAACAGACCATCTCCATGCTACATGAGGTCTAAATCAACAACGCAGATgcataataatcataataaaaatagtgttctgatgTCTAACTGCAGCAGCGTAATAAGATCCGGTTGTACGAATACTAAACCAATAACACGATCGTTTGCTTCACGTGAACCAGCCTCGCTGTCATCACCTACAAATATTATCACACAAATCCGCCGCCCGACTTTATTACCTTCAACTGCTCCTACAACAACCACTTCagttactaataataataataataacaataacaataataataataataaccaaaATTCAACTCAGCAACAATTGTCAACAAATACAGGCAGCATGGTACTAAGATCTGCTGATCGTGTAAATCGTTACTTCTCTAAAAAaga TGCGCGCACGGCAATAACTTCAAAAACTGCATTTATCAGATGA